Proteins from a genomic interval of Vanacampus margaritifer isolate UIUO_Vmar chromosome 4, RoL_Vmar_1.0, whole genome shotgun sequence:
- the plekhg4 gene encoding puratrophin-1 isoform X2: MASDQDNLHPVVLQNACTLEYVSRARAGAECGQRKRRRPLDSRSRDRSGRFLLTVDAGVDAVWSRPECRPGELLRLMLYYVYTLGAGSPGVTVLVDTRRAAPSAALLSALDAVQEEVPGHVGRVLLLTDAKVGGAHVDRHAPATTPAGAQLEAVSSLESLADEDQLPRELGGSLRFSHSDWLAFRSRVEQLGSQCDDVIKLLQKNIDIMENTRLPGTQQDAERQLSIYRQLMQDVLGDSRLVRLQQEGGAWLSLLRRDLDRDGEGPRRTAVAAVCCSYQRVDELLHRLVAFNNDRTRRLRLVRDFCRAARAFRQVSCWMEGEGQTQLGCLDQSEDSLEALGRKQRDFKDFYSSACARCKEGEAALRRLERWCEAWPWDADSYRAQVGPLRDQLDRFWQRVATVGRNIRKRLALYRFLDGAYAWAIEGRHRLAAMAVKVNILPEECVASLEEHRRRHPPIPEMAFQEMMSLADELRDERGARQLGFARATCREALAMFDKKMADARLAGDSARRRRSRLSSASTETLSGAAAPSAPPPDGPPLAPVSPQRTPLLRRLFGGEPARPRLHSCAVSAPASFPRLLRKTQSFDCPASGAAVRALSEPARRGNTGVFIRGLEVSSAEAADRTLCARTPAPTWAERCRRGPGTPGAESPATAEGRGDGRKLRHIVEEMVTTEREYVRSLRYVTEHYFPEMERADLPQDLRGKRSVVFGNLEKLLDFHAHVFLKELEACWKHPLRVAPSFLRHQEQFSLYALYSKNKPKSDALLASHGLAFFKRKQRELGDKMDLCSYLLKPVQRMSKYALLLDDLIKEVGVGQEAELTSLRTAVATVKFQLRHGNDLLAMDAIRHCDVNLKEQGRLLRQDQFTVWSGRRKCDRRVFLFDELLLLSKAKMVDGGLDVFQYKRSFKTSDLGLTESKGDDGLRFEIWFRRRTSKNQTLTLQAASADVKSAWTRQLAAILWTQASRNKEARLKEMLSMGVGNKPYLDIQPSAAAISDRAVHHVSKIRGARTRASIAVSASDRADPFRRAAETSDPSSAGLLGSLDLHVFRYQPPGGDVAPPCVEEDERERDTATTESSGSSSRCLSGSTGSDSGCVSSRQRDPSSASSGSSHKVGAESVAVPATEV; the protein is encoded by the exons GAAGTCGCGATCGAAGCGGGCGTTTCCTCCTGACGGTGGACGCCGGTGTCGACGCCGTGTGGTCCCGCCCCGAATGCCGGCCTGGCGAGCTGCTACGCCTGATGCTCTACTACGTCTACACCCTCGG CGCCGGCTCGCCCGGCGTGACGGTACTCGTGGACACCCGGCGGGCCGCGCCCTCGGCCGCCCTTTTGTCGGCTCTGGACGCCGTGCAG GAGGAGGTCCCGGGTCACGTGGGCCGCGTGTTGCTGCTGACGGACGCAAAGGTTGGCGGCGCGCATGTGGACCGGCACGCACCGGCGACGACGCCAGCCGGCGCTCAG TTGGAGGCGGTGTCGTCGCTGGAGTCGCTGGCGGACGAGGATCAGCTGCCGCGAGAGTTGGGAGGCTCGTTGCGCTTCAGTCACAGCGACTGGCTGGCCTTCCGATCC AGGGTGGAGCAGCTGGGCAGTcagtgtgatgatgtcatcaagctGCTGCAGAAGAACATCGACATCATGGAGAACACGCGCCTGCCTGGCACACaacag GATGCCGAGCGGCAGCTGTCCATCTACCGGCAGTTGATGCAAGACGTCCTCGGAGACAGCCGATTGGTGCGCCTGCAGCAGGAGGGCGGAGCCTGGCTGTCGCTGCTGCGGCGGGACCTAGACCGGGACGGCGAGGGCCCGCGGCGGACGGCGGTGGCGGCCGTCTGCTGTTCGTACCAGCGAGTGGACGAACTGCTCCACCGCCTGGTGGCCTTCAACAACGACAGGACGAGACGGCTCCGACTCGTGCGAGACTTCTGCCGAGCTGCCCGCGCCTTCCGGCAG GTGAGCTGTTGGATGGAGGGGGAGGGCCAGACGCAGCTCGGGTGTCTGGACCAATCGGAGGACTCGCTGGAGGCGCTCGGCCGCAAGCAGCGTGACTTCAAAGACTTCTACTCCTCGGCATGC gcTCGCTGCAAGGAAGGCGAGGCGGCGCTGCGGCGCCTGGAGCGCTGGTGCGAGGCGTGGCCTTGGGACGCCGACTCCTACCGGGCGCAGGTGGGCCCCTTGCGGGATCAGCTGGACCGATTCTGGCAACGCGTGGCCACCGTGGGACGCAACATCCGCAAGCGCCTGGCGCTCTACCGCTTCCTCGATGGC GCGTACGCGTGGGCCATCGAGGGTCGCCACCGTCTGGCCGCCATGGCGGTGAAGGTCAACATCTTGCCGGAAGAGTGTGTTGCGTCCTTGGAGGAGCACCGGCGCCGGCACCCGCCCATCCCCGAGATGGCCTTCCAGGAAATGATGTCGCTGGCCGACGAGCTGCGGGACGAGCGCGGCGCGCGGCAGCTGGGCTTTGCCCGCGCCACGTGCCGGGAGGCGCTCGCCATGTTCGACAAGAAGATGGCCGACGCGCGGCTGGCCGGAGACTCCGCGCGCCGGCGGCGCTCGCGCTTAAGCTCCGCCTCCACGGAGACGCTGTCGGGGGCCGCCGCCCCGAGCGCCCCGCCGCCGGACGGCCCCCCCTTGGCCCCCGTCAGCCCTCAGCGCACGCCCCTCCTCCGCCGCCTGTTTGGCGGCGAGCCCGCCAGGCCCCGCCTCCACTCGTGCGCCGTCTCCGCCCCCGCCTCTTTCCCACGCCTGCTTCGTAAAACTCAGAGCTTCGACTGTCCCGCCTCCGGGGCGGCGGTCCGAGCCCTCAGCGAGCCGGCGCGCAGAGGAAACACGGGCGTGTTCATCCGAGGTTTGGAGGTCAGCAGCGCAGAGGCGGCCGACCGCACCCTCTGCGCCAGGACGCCCGCCCCCACCTGGGCGGAGCGCTGCCGGCGTGGCCCCGGGACGCCGGGCGCCGAGAGTCCGGCGACGGCGGAAGGACGAGGCGATGGAAG GAAGTTGCGTCACATCGTGGAGGAAATGGTGACGACGGAGCGCGAGTACGTGCGCTCGCTGCGCTACGTGACGGAGCACTACTTCCCCGAGATGGAGCGCGCCGACCTGCCGCAGGACCTGCGCGGCAAACGCTCGGTGGTCTTCGGCAACCTGGAGAAGCTTCTGGACTTCCACGCTCACGTCTTCCTCAAAGAACTTGAGGCCTGCTGGAAACATCCGCTCCGAGTGGCGCCGAGCTTCCTCAGACAC CAGGAGCAGTTCAGCCTGTACGCGCTGTACAGCAAGAACAAGCCCAAGTCGGACGCGCTGCTGGCCAGTCACGGCCTGGCCTTCTTCAAG aGAAAGCAGCGCGAGCTGGGCGACAAGATGGACCTGTGCTCGTACCTGCTGAAGCCGGTTCAGCGCATGAGCAAGTACGCGCTGCTGCTGGATGACCTCATCAAGGAGGTGGGCGTCGGCCAAGAGGCGGAGCTGACCTCGCTGCGGACGGCCGTCGCCACCGTCAAGTTCCAGCTGCGCCACGGCAACGACCTGCTGGCCATGGACGCCATCCGGCATTGCGAC GTCAACCTGAAGGAGCAGGGCCGGCTGCTGCGCCAGGACCAGTTCACCGTCTGGAGCGGAAGGAGGAAGTGCGACAGGCGCGTCTTCCTGTTTGACGAGCTGCTGCTCCTCAGCAAAGCCAAGATGGTGGACGGAGGCCTGGACGTCTTCCAGTACAAACGATCCTTCAAG ACTTCGGACTTGGGCCTGACCGAGTCCAAGGGGGACGACGGCCTCCGCTTTGAGATTTGGTTCCGGAGGAGGACGTCCAAGAACCAGACGCTGACGCTGCAGGCCGCCAGCGCCGACGTCAAGAGCGCCTGGACGCGCCAGCTCGCCGCCATCCTGTGGACGCAGGCCAGCCGCAACAAAG aGGCGCGTCTGAAGGAGATGCTGTCCATGGGGGTGGGCAACAAGCCTTATTTGGACATCCAGCCCAGCGCCGCCGCCATCAGCGACCGAGCCGTTCACCACGTCAGCAAGATACGAG GTGCCAGGACGCGAGCGTCCATCGCCGTCTCGGCCTCCGATCGCGCCGACCCTTTCCGGCGCGCTGCGGAGACCTCCGACCCCTCGTCTGCCGGCCTGCTGGGCTCCCTGGACCTGCACGTCTTCCGCTACCAGCCGCCAGGGGGCGACGTGGCGCCGCCGTGCGTGGAGGAAGACGAGCGGGAGCGCGACACCGCCA CCACCGAAAGTTCGGGCTCGTCGTCCCGTTGCCTGTCGGGGTCGACCGGCTCCGACTCCGGCTGCGTCTCTTCCCGCCAGCGAGACCCGAGCTCCGCCTCCTCAGGCTCCTCCCACAAAGTG GGGGCGGAGTCCGTGGCGGTCCCGGCGACCGAGGTGTGA
- the plekhg4 gene encoding uncharacterized protein plekhg4 isoform X1 gives MAWLDSVNGDRQHREVPAPERRLLAAPPDVFRVPWEDAVHLHSGRQPRTDGPQVSPDPSGDAGVQIEAERSGARGQGEESEDVDPTGMTLPRFSPQKGSLTQSISMRNRAARAARHAPTGALPNNRVPSAQGQDQREKLAPPALTAASSGANAAQRRKRKEDGDQRGQQEEEEVDHIGSLAPCAEHNEMAMGRKWEREEGRDDKRGDEDRHDEEGRDEDQREDTWPDEERRDDKRQDEQRHEEDGQDEDRRDDTWQDEEQRDDKRDKQRHEEDGQDEDRRDHTWQDEEKRDDKRDKQRHEEDGQDEDRRDDTWPDEERRDDKRQDEQRHEEDGQDEDRRDDTWQDEEKRDDKREKQRHDEDGRDDVWRDEEGRDDKRDEQQHDEEGRDEDRRDDTWQDEEQRDENRWYEEQREMDQQDEDPKDDTWRDEEGRDGKGQDEERLEDEGQDEDQSDDRLDQDERYMDGQRDETGQHEKGWDEEQRDDGGRDERRRDEEGQDEDARDNRRRYEEQRDVDGRDEGRRDEEGVSKVQPQQEVEPRTADSYCGKMSAPHTHAENSYSEKLPEHRHCEKFPVESHTPGSYCEKWTPHTHSQGSCSEKVPEQMHPEDSYFEKLPPHKENQDSYSERLPGQNHTHTKSEEEIHTPDCCQKLTRAHIDHFCSEKFPQQIHTDDSYCEKLLEQIHNQDSYCEKIPQLIDNEDSSCEEMTPPHTRTQYPYCEKPTEQRHTENSYFEKLSEQIDNGDSYCEKMIHLYTTDPCSENFPDLIHADESYCEKLPEQIHSQDSFSKKIPGLIDNQDSSCEKMTPSHTHTQNSYSEKPTEHMHTENSYFEKLSEQIDNEDCHFEGMTLHSCSEKCTQQMYTTDSYCEKLPLQMHTEDLFSERSSAQCTRGSSSYFENSLAAISVAVDTANSYCERSAEYSYCEKLPKQIDDSYSESCASLCPADDSYFEDSICVEDSYCKNGVAHISAGDSYCENLAPHIRTEDSYCERVSQQLLDTEDSYCEKHPHHVDAEKTSCPTLACEGKCQPADSHLSLVSFRSGFGRMLLRSGVVALPGSRDRSGRFLLTVDAGVDAVWSRPECRPGELLRLMLYYVYTLGAGSPGVTVLVDTRRAAPSAALLSALDAVQEEVPGHVGRVLLLTDAKVGGAHVDRHAPATTPAGAQLEAVSSLESLADEDQLPRELGGSLRFSHSDWLAFRSRVEQLGSQCDDVIKLLQKNIDIMENTRLPGTQQDAERQLSIYRQLMQDVLGDSRLVRLQQEGGAWLSLLRRDLDRDGEGPRRTAVAAVCCSYQRVDELLHRLVAFNNDRTRRLRLVRDFCRAARAFRQVSCWMEGEGQTQLGCLDQSEDSLEALGRKQRDFKDFYSSACARCKEGEAALRRLERWCEAWPWDADSYRAQVGPLRDQLDRFWQRVATVGRNIRKRLALYRFLDGAYAWAIEGRHRLAAMAVKVNILPEECVASLEEHRRRHPPIPEMAFQEMMSLADELRDERGARQLGFARATCREALAMFDKKMADARLAGDSARRRRSRLSSASTETLSGAAAPSAPPPDGPPLAPVSPQRTPLLRRLFGGEPARPRLHSCAVSAPASFPRLLRKTQSFDCPASGAAVRALSEPARRGNTGVFIRGLEVSSAEAADRTLCARTPAPTWAERCRRGPGTPGAESPATAEGRGDGRKLRHIVEEMVTTEREYVRSLRYVTEHYFPEMERADLPQDLRGKRSVVFGNLEKLLDFHAHVFLKELEACWKHPLRVAPSFLRHQEQFSLYALYSKNKPKSDALLASHGLAFFKRKQRELGDKMDLCSYLLKPVQRMSKYALLLDDLIKEVGVGQEAELTSLRTAVATVKFQLRHGNDLLAMDAIRHCDVNLKEQGRLLRQDQFTVWSGRRKCDRRVFLFDELLLLSKAKMVDGGLDVFQYKRSFKTSDLGLTESKGDDGLRFEIWFRRRTSKNQTLTLQAASADVKSAWTRQLAAILWTQASRNKEARLKEMLSMGVGNKPYLDIQPSAAAISDRAVHHVSKIRGARTRASIAVSASDRADPFRRAAETSDPSSAGLLGSLDLHVFRYQPPGGDVAPPCVEEDERERDTATTESSGSSSRCLSGSTGSDSGCVSSRQRDPSSASSGSSHKVGAESVAVPATEV, from the exons ATGGCCTGGCTGGACTCCGTCAACGGGGACAGACAGCATCGAGAAGTGCCCGCACCGGAACGCCGCCTCCTCGCCGCGCCGCCGGACGTCTTCAGGGTCCCCTGGGAGGACGCGGTCCACCTGCACTCGGGACGCCAGCCCAGGACGGACGGCCCGCAAGTGTCTCCCGATCCCAGCGGGGACGCGGGAGTCCAGATAGAAGCTGAGCGATCGGGGGCCCGCGGCCAGGGGGAGGAATCGGAGGACGTGGATCCCACGGGGATGACGCTGCCCAGATTCTCGCCTCAGAAAGGATCCTTGACCCAGTCCATCAGCATGAGGAACCGAGCCGCGCGCGCCGCTCGTCACGCTCCGACAGGCGCGCTGCCGAACAATCGGGTCCCCTCCGCTCAAGGACAGGACCAACGGGAGAAGCTGGCGCCACCTGCCCTCACAGCGGCGAGTAGCGGCGCAAACGCGGCCCAAAGACGGAAGCGGAAGGAGGACGGGGACCAGCGCGGACagcaagaagaggaggaagttgATCATATCGGAAGTTTAGCGCCTTGCGCGGAGCACAACGAGATGGCGATGGGCAGAAAGTGGGAACGGGAGGAAGGACGAGACGACAAACGAGGGGACGAGGATCGGCATGACGAGGAAGGACGAGACGAGGACCAAAGGGAGGACACATGGCCAGACGAGGAAAGACGAGACGACAAACGACAAGATGAACAACGGCATGAGGAGGACGGACAAGACGAGGACCGACGAGACGACACATGGCAAGATGAGGAACAACGGGACGACAAACGAGACAAGCAACGGCATGAGGAGGACGGACAAGACGAGGACCGACGAGACCACACATGGCAAGATGAGGAAAAACGGGACGACAAACGAGACAAGCAACGGCATGAGGAGGACGGACAAGACGAGGACCGACGAGACGACACATGGCCAGACGAGGAAAGACGAGACGACAAACGACAAGACGAACAACGGCATGAGGAGGACGGACAAGACGAGGACCGACGAGACGACACATGGCAAGATGAGGAAAAACGGGACGACAAACGAGAGAAGCAACGGCATGACGAGGACGGAAGAGACGACGTATGGCGAGACGAGGAAGGACGAGACGACAAACGAGACGAGCAACAGCATGACGAAGAAGGACGAGACGAGGACCGAAGAGACGACACATGGCAAGATGAGGAACAACGGGACGAAAATCGATGGTACGAGGAGCAACGTGAAATGGATCAACAAGACGAGGACCCAAAGGACGACACATGGCGAGATGAGGAAGGACGAGACGGCAAAGGACAGGACGAGGAACGGCTTGAAGACGAAGGACAAGACGAGGACCAAAGCGATGACAGACTAGACCAGGACGAACGGTACATGGATGGACAAAGAGATGAGACGGGTCAACACGAGAAAGGGTGGGACGAGGAACAAAGAGACGACGGAGGACGAGATGAGAGACGACGCGACGAGGAAGGACAAGATGAGGACGCAAGGGACAACCGTCGGCGGTACGAGGAGCAACGCGACGTGGATGGACGGGACGAGGGACGGCGAGACGAGGAAGGCGTGTCGAAAGTGCAACCGCAGCAGGAAGTTGAGCCGAGAACTGCAGACTCTTATTGTGGAAAGATGTCAGCGCCGCACACGCACGCTGAAAACTCTTACTCTGAAAAGCTTCCAGAACATCGACACTGTGAGAAGTTTCCCGTAGAAAGTCACACTCCAGGCTCTTATTGTGAAAAGTggacgccacacacacacagccaaggCTCTTGTTCTGAAAAGGTTCCAGAACAAATGCACCCTGAGgattcttattttgaaaagcttCCCCCACATAAAGAGAATCAAGACTCTTATTCTGAAAGACTTCCAGGAcagaatcacacacacacaaagtctgaAGAAGAAATACACACTCCAGATTGTTGTCAAAAGTTGACACGTGCACACATTGACCACTTTTGCTCTGAAAAGTTCCCACAACAAATTCACACTGATGACTCTTATTGTGAAAAGCTTCTAGAACAAATACACAACCAGGACTCTTATTGTGAAAAGATTCCACAACTAATAGATAACGAGGACTCTTCTTGTGAAGAGATGAcaccaccacacacacgcacacaatacCCTTATTGTGAAAAGCCTACAGAACAAAGACACACTGAgaactcttattttgaaaagcttTCAGAACAAATTGACAACGGGGACTCTTATTGTGAAAAGATGATCCACTTGTACACTACGGACCCTTGTTCTGAAAACTTCCCGGACCTAATTCACGCTGATGAATCTTATTGTGAAAAGCTTCCCGAACAAATACACAGTCAGGActctttttctaaaaaaattccaGGCCTAATAGATAACCAGGACTCTTCTTGTGAAAAGATGAcaccatcacacacacacacgcaaaactCTTATTCTGAAAAGCCTACAGAACATATGCACACTGAgaactcttattttgaaaagcttTCAGAACAAATAGACAACGAGGACTGTCATTTTGAAGGGATGACTCTGCACTCTTGTTCTGAAAAATGTACACAGCAAATGTACACTACCGACTCTTATTGTGAAAAGCTGCCATTACAAATGCACACGGAAGACTTATTTTCTGAACGTAGCTCTGCTCAATGCACTCGTGGCAgcagctcttattttgaaaacagCTTGGCAGCCATTTCAGTAGCCGTGGACACGGCTAACTCTTATTGTGAAAGGTCCGCTGAATACTCTTATTGTGAAAAGCTTCCCAAACAAATAGACGACTCTTATTCTGAAAGCTGTGCTAGCCTCTGTCCTGCTGACgactcttattttgaagattcAATATGTGTTGAAGACTCTTATTGTAAAAACGGTGTTGCACACATCAGCGCTGGTGACTCTTATTGTGAAAATCTCGCACCACACATACGCACAGAGGACTCTTATTGCGAAAGAGTTTCACAACAGCTGCTAGATACGGAGGACTCTTATTGTGAAAAGCATCCCCATCACGTAGACGCTGAGAAGACTTCCTGTCCGACGTTAGCTTGCGAAGGCAAATGTCAGCCAGCGGACTCGCACCTAAGCCTGGTTTCCTTCCGCTCTGGCTTCGGCAGGATGCTCTTGCGCTCTGGAGTCGTTGCCTTGCCTG GAAGTCGCGATCGAAGCGGGCGTTTCCTCCTGACGGTGGACGCCGGTGTCGACGCCGTGTGGTCCCGCCCCGAATGCCGGCCTGGCGAGCTGCTACGCCTGATGCTCTACTACGTCTACACCCTCGG CGCCGGCTCGCCCGGCGTGACGGTACTCGTGGACACCCGGCGGGCCGCGCCCTCGGCCGCCCTTTTGTCGGCTCTGGACGCCGTGCAG GAGGAGGTCCCGGGTCACGTGGGCCGCGTGTTGCTGCTGACGGACGCAAAGGTTGGCGGCGCGCATGTGGACCGGCACGCACCGGCGACGACGCCAGCCGGCGCTCAG TTGGAGGCGGTGTCGTCGCTGGAGTCGCTGGCGGACGAGGATCAGCTGCCGCGAGAGTTGGGAGGCTCGTTGCGCTTCAGTCACAGCGACTGGCTGGCCTTCCGATCC AGGGTGGAGCAGCTGGGCAGTcagtgtgatgatgtcatcaagctGCTGCAGAAGAACATCGACATCATGGAGAACACGCGCCTGCCTGGCACACaacag GATGCCGAGCGGCAGCTGTCCATCTACCGGCAGTTGATGCAAGACGTCCTCGGAGACAGCCGATTGGTGCGCCTGCAGCAGGAGGGCGGAGCCTGGCTGTCGCTGCTGCGGCGGGACCTAGACCGGGACGGCGAGGGCCCGCGGCGGACGGCGGTGGCGGCCGTCTGCTGTTCGTACCAGCGAGTGGACGAACTGCTCCACCGCCTGGTGGCCTTCAACAACGACAGGACGAGACGGCTCCGACTCGTGCGAGACTTCTGCCGAGCTGCCCGCGCCTTCCGGCAG GTGAGCTGTTGGATGGAGGGGGAGGGCCAGACGCAGCTCGGGTGTCTGGACCAATCGGAGGACTCGCTGGAGGCGCTCGGCCGCAAGCAGCGTGACTTCAAAGACTTCTACTCCTCGGCATGC gcTCGCTGCAAGGAAGGCGAGGCGGCGCTGCGGCGCCTGGAGCGCTGGTGCGAGGCGTGGCCTTGGGACGCCGACTCCTACCGGGCGCAGGTGGGCCCCTTGCGGGATCAGCTGGACCGATTCTGGCAACGCGTGGCCACCGTGGGACGCAACATCCGCAAGCGCCTGGCGCTCTACCGCTTCCTCGATGGC GCGTACGCGTGGGCCATCGAGGGTCGCCACCGTCTGGCCGCCATGGCGGTGAAGGTCAACATCTTGCCGGAAGAGTGTGTTGCGTCCTTGGAGGAGCACCGGCGCCGGCACCCGCCCATCCCCGAGATGGCCTTCCAGGAAATGATGTCGCTGGCCGACGAGCTGCGGGACGAGCGCGGCGCGCGGCAGCTGGGCTTTGCCCGCGCCACGTGCCGGGAGGCGCTCGCCATGTTCGACAAGAAGATGGCCGACGCGCGGCTGGCCGGAGACTCCGCGCGCCGGCGGCGCTCGCGCTTAAGCTCCGCCTCCACGGAGACGCTGTCGGGGGCCGCCGCCCCGAGCGCCCCGCCGCCGGACGGCCCCCCCTTGGCCCCCGTCAGCCCTCAGCGCACGCCCCTCCTCCGCCGCCTGTTTGGCGGCGAGCCCGCCAGGCCCCGCCTCCACTCGTGCGCCGTCTCCGCCCCCGCCTCTTTCCCACGCCTGCTTCGTAAAACTCAGAGCTTCGACTGTCCCGCCTCCGGGGCGGCGGTCCGAGCCCTCAGCGAGCCGGCGCGCAGAGGAAACACGGGCGTGTTCATCCGAGGTTTGGAGGTCAGCAGCGCAGAGGCGGCCGACCGCACCCTCTGCGCCAGGACGCCCGCCCCCACCTGGGCGGAGCGCTGCCGGCGTGGCCCCGGGACGCCGGGCGCCGAGAGTCCGGCGACGGCGGAAGGACGAGGCGATGGAAG GAAGTTGCGTCACATCGTGGAGGAAATGGTGACGACGGAGCGCGAGTACGTGCGCTCGCTGCGCTACGTGACGGAGCACTACTTCCCCGAGATGGAGCGCGCCGACCTGCCGCAGGACCTGCGCGGCAAACGCTCGGTGGTCTTCGGCAACCTGGAGAAGCTTCTGGACTTCCACGCTCACGTCTTCCTCAAAGAACTTGAGGCCTGCTGGAAACATCCGCTCCGAGTGGCGCCGAGCTTCCTCAGACAC CAGGAGCAGTTCAGCCTGTACGCGCTGTACAGCAAGAACAAGCCCAAGTCGGACGCGCTGCTGGCCAGTCACGGCCTGGCCTTCTTCAAG aGAAAGCAGCGCGAGCTGGGCGACAAGATGGACCTGTGCTCGTACCTGCTGAAGCCGGTTCAGCGCATGAGCAAGTACGCGCTGCTGCTGGATGACCTCATCAAGGAGGTGGGCGTCGGCCAAGAGGCGGAGCTGACCTCGCTGCGGACGGCCGTCGCCACCGTCAAGTTCCAGCTGCGCCACGGCAACGACCTGCTGGCCATGGACGCCATCCGGCATTGCGAC GTCAACCTGAAGGAGCAGGGCCGGCTGCTGCGCCAGGACCAGTTCACCGTCTGGAGCGGAAGGAGGAAGTGCGACAGGCGCGTCTTCCTGTTTGACGAGCTGCTGCTCCTCAGCAAAGCCAAGATGGTGGACGGAGGCCTGGACGTCTTCCAGTACAAACGATCCTTCAAG ACTTCGGACTTGGGCCTGACCGAGTCCAAGGGGGACGACGGCCTCCGCTTTGAGATTTGGTTCCGGAGGAGGACGTCCAAGAACCAGACGCTGACGCTGCAGGCCGCCAGCGCCGACGTCAAGAGCGCCTGGACGCGCCAGCTCGCCGCCATCCTGTGGACGCAGGCCAGCCGCAACAAAG aGGCGCGTCTGAAGGAGATGCTGTCCATGGGGGTGGGCAACAAGCCTTATTTGGACATCCAGCCCAGCGCCGCCGCCATCAGCGACCGAGCCGTTCACCACGTCAGCAAGATACGAG GTGCCAGGACGCGAGCGTCCATCGCCGTCTCGGCCTCCGATCGCGCCGACCCTTTCCGGCGCGCTGCGGAGACCTCCGACCCCTCGTCTGCCGGCCTGCTGGGCTCCCTGGACCTGCACGTCTTCCGCTACCAGCCGCCAGGGGGCGACGTGGCGCCGCCGTGCGTGGAGGAAGACGAGCGGGAGCGCGACACCGCCA CCACCGAAAGTTCGGGCTCGTCGTCCCGTTGCCTGTCGGGGTCGACCGGCTCCGACTCCGGCTGCGTCTCTTCCCGCCAGCGAGACCCGAGCTCCGCCTCCTCAGGCTCCTCCCACAAAGTG GGGGCGGAGTCCGTGGCGGTCCCGGCGACCGAGGTGTGA